The following proteins are co-located in the Eleginops maclovinus isolate JMC-PN-2008 ecotype Puerto Natales chromosome 1, JC_Emac_rtc_rv5, whole genome shotgun sequence genome:
- the si:ch211-251b21.1 gene encoding glutamate receptor U1 — MAGFMSLICSVAALTAGIVTADAKELSITTIKQEPYTMSRGPELEGYCIDLISELSKKLGFSYKLQLVKDNRYGAMDASGNWNGMIGEVIRGEADLAVASLTLTATREQFVDMTTPFMQTGLSFLLRKDKASEESCFSLLSPFSTSMWLGVLIAFLLTGFCIFLVGRISPTEWAEPETEEHSFTLLHSFWYIAGALTLQGAGPHPKALCGRVVSAIWWLFAVLLLASYFGNFTSKLHSSKLLPVDSFEDLSNQNAIDYGTVEGGSSMSFFKNSKNPVYHRIYQHMERKKSYVSNMEDGIRRAQEGNFAFIGEAVSLDLATARYCDLHRSQEVIAMRAYSIAAPQGSPLVKNLTLAILELSESGELTYLRHKWWASSCVGADGADASGALQPHDLQGLFLLLGLGLGVGLLLALLDLVSRAHNQAKDSKKSCCSVLTSELSQRFGSKGASADQEDSDKNKA, encoded by the exons ATGGCAGGCTTCATGTCTCTGATCTGCTCTGTGGCGGCTCTGACTGCAGGGATAGTGACTGCAG ATGCCAAGGAGTTATCCATCACCACTATAAAG CAAGAGCCGTACACCATGAGCAGAGGCCCGGAGCTGGAGGGATACTGCATCGATCTAATCTCTGAGCTATCCAAGAAGCTGGGCTTCAGCTACAAGCTGCAACTGGTGAAGGACAACCGCTACGGAGCCATGGACGCCAGCGGCAACTGGAACGGCATGATCGGTGAAGTCATCAGAGGG GAGGCTGACCTGGCCGTGGCATCACTGACCCTCACCGCCACCAGAGAGCAGTTTGTGGACATGACCACCCCCTTCATGCAGACAGGACTCAGCTTCCTCCTGCGCAAAGACAAGGCCTCTGAAGAGAGCTGTTTCAGCCTGCTGTCTCCCTTCTCCACCAGCATGTGGTTGGGCGTCCTCATCGCCTTCCTGTTAACAGGTTTCTGCATCTTCCTGGTGGGCAG gatcAGTCCCACGGAATGggcagagccagagacagaggagCACAGCTTCACACTGCTGCACAGCTTCTGGTACATCGCCGGGGCTCTCACCCTGCAAG GCGCTGGTCCTCACCCTAAAGCCTTGTGTGGACGTGTAGTCAGCGCCATCTGGTGGCTATTTGCTGTACTGCTGCTGGCCAGCTACTTTGGCAACTTCACCTCAAAGCTTCACTCCAGCAAACTACTCCCCGTGGACAGTTTTGAAGACCTCTCTAACCAAAATGCCATCGATTATGGCACAGTCGAGGGTGGATCCTCCATGTCTTTCTTTAAG AATTCCAAGAACCCCGTTTATCACCGTATTTACCAACACATGGAGCGTAAGAAGAGCTACGTGTCCAACATGGAGGATGGGATTCGTAGAGCCCAGGAGGGAAACTTTGCCTTCATTGGTGAAGCTGTGTCCTTGGATTTGGCAACAGCTCGCTATTGTGACCTTCATCGTTCCCAGGAAGTCATCGCGATGAGAGCCTACAGCATCGCAGCACCTCAAG GTTCCCCGCTGGTCAAAAACCTAACACTGGCTATCCTGGAGCTCAGTGAGTCTGGTGAGCTGACGTATCTGCGACACAAGTGGTGGGCCAGCAGCTGTGTGGGGGCCGATGGGGCTGACGCTTCAGGGGCCCTGCAGCCACACGACCTCCAgggcctcttcctcctcctgggcCTTGGACTGGGCGTTGGGCTTCTGTTGGCCCTGCTAGATCTTGTATCCAGGGCCCACAACCAAGCTAAGGATAGCAAG AAATCCTGCTGCTCGGTGCTGACATCAGAGCTTAGTCAACGTTTTGGCAGCAAGGGGGCGAGTGCAGACCAAGAAGACTCAGACAAGAACAAAGCTTAG